GATTTCGTGCCTGGAGTGAACGCCAAGGATTTGCTTCAGGCCATGACCGCTGACTTTCTTTTTTCTGCCGTCGGGAATTACCGGCATATCTTCCAGGCGGATAATGGATTGGTCACTGCTGTTCAGAATTGCTATGGCTCCGGTCAATCCGGGGTCTATCCCAATAATCACATTCATTATTTTCTTCCCTGAATTTTTTTTCTGAACTCTTCTCTAAAACTGCTTTTCTTCAAAGCCCTTTTTGTCTTCGTGCTTCCCTCCCCTCATCCCGCCCTCCCTTTCTTAAGAAAGGAAGGGGGGAGGTGAGGAGTCGGCTAAAGGCACCCAACTCTGCTTTCACCCTTAAAAAACAAGGGGTTCTGAGGTCAGTTGAGGAAATCCAAAAATCACCGTCCTCAACCCCTATGGGTTTGAGGCTTTTTCAAGCCCCGGTAACAGCCTGTTGCCCTTTGTCTGAAACCGAAACAAACGGTTCCTGTATCTCCAGAAAACCCCGGTCAACCAGCGCATTAAAAGTACGCCCCCAGTTTTTTGAGGTCATGACACCGGCATCGATACAGGCTTTTCTCAAGCCCCTGACTTCAATACGGGCTCCCGTCGGATCACGCCCGCCCCTTCCATCAGCCGGACAACCGGCATCAAAGCTCCCAGGGTTCTGGTGTATGGGTCAGCGGGGTTGGGTAAAACCACCTTTGCCAGTTGCAGCCCTGACCCTGTTTTTCTGTGTACTGAAGACGGGCTGGGCAAGATAAGCGTCGATGCCTTTCCATTGTTACGCAGCTATAAGGATGTTCTGGATGCAATAGCCGCACTGTACAGCACTGACCATGCTTACAAGACAGTGGTCATCGACAGTCTTGACCACCTTGAACCGATGATCTGGAAGCATTTGTGTGACATCTATGTGGGCAGTAAGGGCGGGAGAAAATCAAGGGAGGTGGATAAAGTACAACTCACCAGCTATACCTGACACAAAAGTACTTTTATTAAAGTGAACAAACATGAAAAGCTTTGCAATCGCTATCATTCTCACGGTCTTCAGCCTCGGAGAAAAAGCAAGTGCGACTCCCCCTGAAGAACTATTGCAGCGACTCTTGCAGTCTACAAAAGAAGAGCAACAGCGCATACTTCAGGAG
Above is a genomic segment from Endozoicomonas euniceicola containing:
- a CDS encoding ATP-binding protein; protein product: MVYGSAGLGKTTFASCSPDPVFLCTEDGLGKISVDAFPLLRSYKDVLDAIAALYSTDHAYKTVVIDSLDHLEPMIWKHLCDIYVGSKGGRKSREVDKVQLTSYT